In one window of Shewanella goraebulensis DNA:
- a CDS encoding putative bifunctional diguanylate cyclase/phosphodiesterase, whose amino-acid sequence MTKLFSMNTISKKLLMILMGVSFASVITVTFVFSAYELTSAKREQIDGLSTLAKMMSPNITAAVLFDDQDAINELITPILLRGDIVSVTVTDNQGNVIAFVSQETDDSNSILSTALNVTQISNALTLDGQEYGQIQILADDSYINTRVKFYGQFIIILLIFALGISFSISLILRRRFLSPILHLATIAERVSDSNDYSLRAKELSDDEVGKLSSHFNDMLETIEQRDKRLESQVKSRTEELESANEKLHQYAYQDGLTDLPNRRYFYEKLQSLIDTDNMIFALIFIDLDGFKEINDTLGHDYGDLLLQQVAKRLKNCVRGHDTVARLGGDEFTLIVEGINEQRRASEIAEVIKNSLVKPITIKDEQVYITSSIGLTFYPNDGETIEDVVKHADQAMYLSKNKGRNRYEFFSFAMEEQALAKRRLTEELRQAVKEEQFLLMYQPILDINGSVVKKVEALIRWQHPKLGTIEPDDFIPLAEENGLIVDIGNWVRKQAIADAIEFYQTSGNVIQISVNTSPIEIDRSGTWIDQWILDCNKSKLPHGSFLIEVTENTLMTPDSSIKQQLKLLNNNGIKVAIDDFGIGYSSLAYLQELDIDIIKIDRSFITNITTNESSAALVRAITTMAHNIGVKVVAEGIETPAQQQLLKQLSCDYLQGFMFSKPLTKAEFYRLYVKGCEDIVSSSNSLSSH is encoded by the coding sequence ATGACTAAATTATTCTCAATGAACACCATCAGCAAAAAGTTACTCATGATTTTAATGGGGGTGTCATTCGCCTCCGTTATCACAGTCACTTTTGTGTTCAGTGCTTACGAATTAACAAGCGCAAAACGAGAACAAATTGATGGGCTAAGTACATTAGCTAAGATGATGTCTCCTAATATTACTGCCGCGGTATTATTTGATGATCAAGATGCCATCAATGAATTAATTACACCTATCTTGCTTCGTGGTGACATTGTTTCAGTGACTGTGACCGATAACCAAGGTAACGTCATTGCTTTTGTCAGCCAAGAAACCGATGACTCCAATAGCATACTCAGCACTGCGCTAAATGTGACACAAATTAGTAATGCGCTGACATTAGATGGACAAGAATATGGCCAAATTCAAATATTAGCCGATGACAGCTACATCAACACCCGAGTGAAGTTTTACGGTCAATTTATTATTATTTTATTGATATTCGCACTCGGGATCAGTTTTTCAATATCGTTAATTTTACGTCGACGCTTTTTAAGCCCTATTTTACATCTAGCCACCATTGCAGAGCGAGTGTCTGACTCTAACGACTATAGCTTACGCGCGAAGGAGCTATCCGATGACGAGGTCGGAAAATTAAGCTCGCACTTTAACGACATGCTTGAAACCATTGAACAACGGGACAAACGCCTAGAAAGCCAAGTAAAAAGTCGCACTGAAGAGCTTGAAAGCGCCAATGAAAAGTTACACCAATATGCTTATCAAGATGGCTTAACAGACCTACCTAATCGCCGTTATTTTTATGAGAAACTTCAGTCCTTAATTGACACTGACAATATGATTTTCGCATTAATCTTTATTGACCTTGATGGCTTTAAAGAGATTAACGATACCCTTGGCCATGACTATGGCGACTTACTATTACAGCAAGTCGCTAAACGCTTGAAAAACTGTGTAAGAGGCCATGACACTGTCGCTCGCCTAGGTGGCGATGAATTCACATTAATTGTCGAAGGCATCAATGAACAGCGCCGTGCTAGCGAAATTGCAGAGGTCATAAAAAACAGCTTAGTGAAGCCAATCACCATTAAAGATGAGCAGGTTTATATTACCAGCAGTATCGGATTAACTTTCTATCCAAACGATGGGGAAACCATAGAAGATGTGGTCAAACATGCTGATCAGGCCATGTATTTATCAAAAAATAAAGGACGTAATCGCTATGAGTTTTTCTCGTTCGCTATGGAAGAACAAGCGCTTGCTAAAAGACGATTAACAGAGGAATTAAGACAAGCTGTAAAAGAAGAGCAATTCCTATTAATGTATCAGCCTATCCTTGATATTAATGGTTCTGTAGTCAAAAAAGTCGAAGCCTTAATCCGCTGGCAGCACCCTAAACTAGGCACAATAGAACCCGATGATTTTATTCCTCTAGCAGAAGAAAACGGCTTAATAGTCGACATCGGCAATTGGGTGCGTAAACAAGCCATTGCCGATGCAATTGAGTTTTATCAAACCAGCGGAAACGTCATTCAAATTAGTGTCAATACATCCCCTATCGAGATAGATCGTTCTGGCACCTGGATTGACCAATGGATATTAGACTGTAACAAGTCCAAGCTACCCCATGGCTCGTTTCTCATTGAAGTCACTGAAAATACCTTAATGACACCGGACTCATCAATAAAGCAGCAATTAAAGCTGCTCAATAACAATGGCATCAAAGTCGCTATTGACGATTTTGGCATAGGTTATTCGTCGTTAGCCTATTTACAAGAACTCGATATCGACATCATTAAAATTGATCGTTCTTTTATCACCAATATCACCACCAATGAGAGCAGCGCAGCCTTAGTCAGAGCGATCACGACAATGGCACATAACATAGGTGTTAAAGTCGTCGCCGAGGGCATTGAAACGCCTGCTCAGCAACAGTTATTAAAACAACTGTCATGTGATTATCTACAAGGGTTTATGTTTTCAAAACCGCTCACTAAAGCAGAATTCTATCGCCTATATGTAAAAGGCTGTGAAGATATCGTTTCATCTAGCAACAGCCTTTCATCCCATTAA
- a CDS encoding LysR family transcriptional regulator: MNFSLEQLRAFVAVYELRSFSKAAAKLEKHRTTIGQVITNLEDQVAVELFHRIGRSVEATEDGELLYQYAKTTVQQALTFDKVALSLSYGGLESITIAYCSFLPQGILAEIRKSLDVEFPNMKVHFVVRTKPEIKKGIENGTIHVAIVNVYSSKIVNSIDFTFLKNLQFLLYAGKEHPLATTPKSKALSVMKSSRQLVLKSMIDDDMKEKVVLSADYEAIDQMALVIKFVQQNIGWAVLPSSVINSQLFKENLVTFECDEIQDHLNVPIAMWSPPSKQVAPIKKNIVKVFANYQG, encoded by the coding sequence ATGAATTTTAGCTTAGAGCAGTTACGCGCATTCGTTGCAGTATATGAGCTGCGCTCCTTTAGTAAAGCTGCTGCCAAACTTGAAAAACATCGAACCACCATTGGACAAGTCATTACTAATCTTGAAGATCAGGTTGCAGTAGAATTATTTCATCGAATTGGTAGAAGTGTTGAAGCCACTGAAGATGGTGAGTTACTTTATCAATACGCTAAAACCACAGTTCAACAAGCACTGACCTTTGATAAAGTCGCCTTGAGTTTATCTTATGGTGGGCTTGAATCTATCACTATTGCGTATTGCAGTTTTTTACCCCAAGGGATATTAGCTGAAATACGTAAAAGTCTTGATGTTGAATTTCCGAATATGAAAGTCCACTTTGTTGTACGAACCAAACCGGAAATTAAGAAAGGCATTGAAAATGGGACTATCCATGTTGCGATAGTCAACGTTTATAGCAGTAAAATCGTTAATAGCATCGACTTTACGTTTTTAAAAAATTTACAGTTTCTTCTCTATGCTGGTAAAGAACACCCCTTAGCAACAACCCCAAAGAGTAAAGCCTTATCTGTGATGAAATCATCACGACAGCTCGTGCTCAAGTCGATGATTGATGACGACATGAAAGAAAAAGTGGTTTTATCTGCCGATTATGAAGCCATTGATCAAATGGCATTGGTAATAAAATTTGTGCAACAGAATATTGGCTGGGCAGTGTTACCGAGTTCAGTCATCAACTCTCAACTTTTTAAAGAGAACCTCGTAACCTTTGAATGCGATGAAATACAAGACCATTTGAACGTCCCGATTGCAATGTGGTCCCCCCCCTCAAAACAAGTGGCACCGATTAAAAAGAATATCGTTAAGGTATTCGCCAATTACCAAGGTTAA
- the aspT gene encoding aspartate-alanine antiporter, translating into MSIIEQLFAISPYIALFITLALGYLIGKITIGRFVLGGVAGTLIMGVLIGQFGVQIDPGVKTIFFALFIYAVGYQGGPQFFSALNFRTINILLSAVVMTVTGLLCVLAAAMMFDLDSGTAAGLAAGGLTQSAIIGTAGDAISQLGNVTEEAKQMMQTNVAVGYAVTYIFGSLGPILMVSWLIPTFMKWDIRGEAIKLAESMSGGKPELAPGEFNAITDLVSRAYKVDENNPFIGRTIQQINKDMLAIAIEMIARDGSDIELDKAVSIKAGDIVIVTGRREAIAGHMGAATSEVAIPTGTVLIEENRQLIAKDAKLVGKTIAQIKAQANIDTYRGVYITDIIRGGHSQVISADFVVAKDDIIQLTGNAKDINRVEKSIGKRLGSAFATDFIFFGLGMVAGLLIGLISFEIAGIPVTIGSGAGCLISGLFVGWLRSRKPAIGSLPLGASNFLRDFGLAVFVGIVGLQAGPEAINTIKEHGLTLLFLGMAVTIIPQIISFFISYYVLKIKNPIEALACVSGGRSANPAFAALLEKAGNATPVFAFTVTYAIANVLLTLWGPIIVGIISTQ; encoded by the coding sequence ATGAGCATTATCGAACAACTATTTGCCATATCTCCTTATATCGCTTTATTTATAACACTCGCTCTAGGTTACCTCATTGGTAAAATCACTATCGGCCGCTTTGTGCTAGGTGGTGTGGCAGGAACCTTGATCATGGGTGTACTAATTGGCCAATTCGGAGTTCAAATAGATCCTGGTGTAAAAACCATCTTTTTCGCGTTATTTATCTACGCCGTCGGTTATCAAGGCGGGCCACAATTTTTCAGTGCGCTCAACTTTAGAACCATTAATATCCTCCTATCAGCAGTTGTCATGACTGTAACAGGCTTATTGTGTGTACTTGCTGCAGCAATGATGTTTGATCTTGATAGTGGCACCGCCGCAGGTCTTGCTGCAGGTGGTCTCACTCAATCAGCCATCATTGGTACCGCTGGTGATGCAATATCTCAGTTAGGTAATGTCACTGAAGAAGCCAAACAAATGATGCAGACCAATGTGGCTGTAGGTTATGCCGTTACCTACATTTTTGGTTCTTTAGGTCCAATTTTGATGGTGTCATGGTTAATTCCTACCTTTATGAAATGGGATATCCGTGGTGAAGCAATCAAACTAGCTGAATCAATGTCAGGGGGTAAACCTGAACTGGCACCTGGTGAGTTTAACGCCATCACTGATTTAGTTTCACGTGCTTATAAAGTTGATGAGAATAATCCATTTATTGGCAGAACGATTCAGCAAATCAATAAAGACATGCTTGCTATTGCTATCGAAATGATTGCTCGAGATGGCAGCGACATAGAGCTCGACAAAGCGGTTTCAATCAAGGCCGGTGACATAGTGATTGTTACGGGTCGCCGTGAAGCGATTGCGGGTCATATGGGTGCAGCCACTAGTGAAGTCGCTATTCCGACAGGCACAGTGTTAATCGAAGAAAATCGTCAACTGATTGCTAAAGATGCCAAATTGGTCGGTAAAACAATTGCGCAAATAAAAGCACAAGCCAATATCGATACATACCGTGGTGTGTATATCACCGATATTATCCGTGGTGGTCATTCACAAGTTATCAGTGCTGATTTCGTCGTAGCGAAAGACGACATCATCCAACTAACTGGTAACGCAAAAGACATTAACCGTGTTGAAAAATCTATCGGTAAACGTTTGGGTTCAGCCTTTGCTACAGACTTTATTTTCTTTGGTCTAGGTATGGTTGCAGGTCTGTTAATTGGCCTAATCAGCTTCGAAATTGCTGGCATTCCGGTCACCATCGGTTCTGGTGCAGGTTGTTTAATCTCAGGTTTATTCGTCGGTTGGTTACGTAGTCGTAAACCAGCAATAGGCTCTCTACCTTTAGGTGCGTCTAACTTCTTACGTGATTTTGGTTTAGCAGTCTTTGTCGGTATTGTCGGCCTACAAGCCGGGCCAGAAGCCATTAATACCATTAAAGAACATGGATTAACTTTATTGTTCTTGGGTATGGCGGTAACCATTATTCCGCAAATCATTTCATTCTTTATTTCTTACTACGTATTGAAAATTAAGAACCCAATTGAAGCATTAGCTTGTGTATCTGGTGGCCGAAGCGCAAACCCAGCATTCGCAGCCTTACTTGAAAAAGCAGGTAACGCAACACCGGTTTTTGCTTTCACCGTGACCTATGCCATTGCCAATGTATTGCTCACCCTTTGGGGCCCAATCATTGTCGGCATCATTTCAACTCAATAG
- a CDS encoding efflux RND transporter periplasmic adaptor subunit codes for MFRIITTLVMVAIAAVAVLSQYQDYSANPWTRDGQVRAHIIQITPRVTGPVTQVLVEDNSQVKKGQLLFEIDPSLYRAELSNAKAKQLQAMALLDKAKNENHRAMALESRKHGTVSELDLNNFQNAVQTAQANLAAADAVVEQAELNMAYTHVTAPTDGFITNLNLRQGAQVVANNPVVALIDQNSFWIEGFFKETDLQGVNIGDKAQVTLMMNPNSPINAQVESIGYGIAKSDGSTGNTLLPNVNPNFQWIRLAQRIPVKVHLEQVPESVQLRVGTTASVQIYTGV; via the coding sequence ATGTTTCGTATAATTACTACGCTGGTGATGGTTGCGATTGCTGCCGTTGCAGTGTTAAGCCAATACCAAGATTACAGTGCTAATCCGTGGACTCGAGATGGTCAGGTAAGAGCTCATATTATTCAGATAACCCCGAGAGTGACGGGACCTGTGACTCAGGTATTAGTGGAAGATAATAGCCAAGTAAAGAAAGGGCAATTGCTGTTTGAGATTGATCCTAGCCTTTACCGTGCAGAGTTAAGCAATGCTAAAGCAAAACAGTTGCAGGCTATGGCTTTATTAGATAAAGCTAAAAATGAGAATCACCGGGCTATGGCGCTTGAAAGTCGTAAGCACGGAACGGTTTCAGAACTTGATTTAAATAACTTTCAAAATGCTGTGCAAACCGCACAGGCTAATTTGGCCGCTGCAGATGCTGTTGTAGAACAGGCAGAACTCAATATGGCCTATACCCATGTCACAGCACCTACCGATGGCTTTATTACTAACCTTAATTTAAGACAGGGCGCCCAGGTTGTGGCAAACAATCCTGTTGTAGCCTTGATTGATCAAAATAGTTTTTGGATTGAAGGCTTCTTTAAAGAAACGGATTTACAAGGCGTCAATATTGGAGACAAGGCTCAAGTCACCTTAATGATGAATCCAAATAGCCCTATTAATGCTCAAGTAGAAAGTATTGGGTACGGTATCGCCAAATCAGATGGCAGCACGGGTAATACATTATTACCAAACGTGAACCCTAACTTTCAGTGGATCCGTCTCGCGCAGCGCATTCCTGTCAAAGTGCATCTAGAGCAAGTGCCTGAGAGTGTGCAACTGCGAGTGGGGACAACGGCATCTGTACAAATATATACCGGCGTTTAA
- a CDS encoding LysR family transcriptional regulator — MQSRLHAHIGTIRQLEILLAVHDKGGINEAAKALFLTQPTVSIQMKKLAEAVGEPIYRFTNRKLVFTETGLEMVKTAVEVLDSFARLDMSLGKMRQGQSGTLRIAVVTTSKYFIPHLLGPFCEQFPEIDIQLNVGNREQTIERLKQGIDDFYVFSHPPIDSDSDSIELLQNPLVAIAHQAHPLAQQKQVSLKQLCQAPFLIREKGSGTRHAIEAFFKEHELNPNVKMTIESNEAIKHCVMAKLGISILSAHTLTYGGQNDLIRLPIKELPINAKWFFVWSKSKRQTVIAQQFLEHIQSNGRQLLEQELQRNGIES; from the coding sequence ATGCAATCAAGATTACACGCCCACATTGGCACCATCAGGCAATTAGAAATTCTGTTAGCTGTTCATGATAAAGGTGGCATAAACGAAGCCGCTAAAGCATTATTCCTCACTCAGCCTACGGTCTCAATTCAAATGAAAAAGCTTGCAGAAGCCGTCGGTGAACCCATTTACCGTTTCACTAACCGAAAATTAGTCTTTACTGAAACAGGCTTAGAAATGGTCAAAACAGCTGTGGAAGTCTTAGACAGTTTTGCTCGTTTAGATATGTCACTGGGTAAAATGCGTCAAGGTCAGTCTGGTACATTACGTATTGCAGTTGTGACCACATCCAAATACTTTATTCCGCATTTATTGGGCCCTTTTTGCGAGCAGTTTCCTGAAATTGATATTCAATTAAATGTAGGTAACCGTGAACAAACCATTGAGCGTTTAAAGCAAGGTATTGATGACTTTTACGTATTCAGTCATCCGCCAATTGATAGTGATTCTGACAGCATTGAGCTGTTACAAAACCCATTAGTGGCCATTGCCCATCAAGCGCACCCGCTTGCTCAACAAAAACAAGTTAGCCTTAAACAGCTTTGCCAAGCACCGTTTCTGATAAGAGAAAAAGGCTCAGGCACCCGCCATGCGATTGAGGCTTTCTTTAAAGAGCATGAACTAAACCCAAACGTAAAGATGACTATCGAAAGTAACGAAGCAATTAAACATTGTGTGATGGCCAAGTTAGGGATCTCGATTCTATCAGCTCACACGCTGACATATGGCGGCCAAAATGACTTAATTCGTCTGCCAATTAAAGAGCTTCCGATAAATGCAAAATGGTTTTTTGTTTGGTCTAAATCAAAACGACAAACTGTTATTGCACAACAATTTTTAGAACATATTCAGAGTAATGGCAGGCAGTTATTGGAGCAAGAGTTACAACGTAATGGCATAGAATCATAA
- a CDS encoding sodium-dependent bicarbonate transport family permease, whose product MLINIGFFLLGVFAVLSGTKIAFPKSFYQALMLFLMIAIGLKGGVALAEHASWTLFTQSLYILAFGLILPFIAFAILYYIGLFERHDAASIAAHYGSVSVGTYAVAVAYLESQQIRYEAYIPLFVVLLEMPAIVVGIMLAKPSLFRQKKSIAQEENDKHASKALLHEMFFNQGIVLMVGSLVIGFVAADEIQSITPVFFSLFNGVLALFLLEMGMVAASRLEDIKRAGSFILAYSMAMPLIGGVLGCGLGVLMGLSSGGAILIAVLGASASYIAVPAAMRVALPQANHSLSISASLGITFPFNVMIGIPVYTVMTLWFVN is encoded by the coding sequence ATGTTAATTAACATTGGTTTTTTCCTGTTGGGTGTTTTTGCTGTCTTGTCAGGAACCAAAATTGCTTTTCCTAAAAGTTTCTATCAAGCCTTAATGCTGTTTTTAATGATTGCCATTGGGTTAAAAGGGGGCGTGGCATTGGCTGAGCACGCGTCATGGACATTGTTTACCCAGTCTTTATACATATTAGCTTTTGGCTTGATACTACCGTTTATAGCCTTTGCTATTTTGTATTATATCGGTTTGTTTGAACGTCATGACGCCGCATCAATCGCTGCACATTATGGCTCGGTGAGTGTAGGCACATATGCTGTCGCCGTAGCGTATTTAGAAAGTCAGCAAATACGCTATGAAGCTTACATCCCTTTATTTGTCGTCCTACTCGAAATGCCTGCAATTGTGGTGGGTATTATGCTGGCTAAACCGAGTTTATTTAGGCAGAAAAAATCAATAGCCCAAGAGGAAAATGATAAACACGCTAGTAAGGCCTTATTACATGAAATGTTTTTCAATCAAGGGATAGTATTGATGGTGGGCAGTTTAGTGATTGGGTTTGTGGCTGCCGATGAGATTCAATCAATTACACCAGTATTTTTTAGTTTATTTAATGGTGTGTTGGCATTGTTTTTACTGGAAATGGGCATGGTTGCAGCAAGTCGTTTAGAAGATATTAAGCGAGCTGGAAGCTTTATTTTAGCCTATAGCATGGCAATGCCGCTCATTGGCGGTGTGTTAGGTTGTGGTTTAGGTGTGTTGATGGGGCTTTCAAGTGGCGGGGCGATTTTAATTGCAGTCTTGGGGGCAAGCGCGTCATATATTGCCGTACCCGCGGCGATGCGAGTCGCATTGCCACAAGCAAATCATAGTTTATCTATTAGTGCCTCTTTGGGGATTACGTTTCCGTTTAATGTGATGATTGGGATCCCTGTGTATACCGTGATGACGCTGTGGTTTGTCAATTAA
- a CDS encoding DUF1656 domain-containing protein yields the protein MPHEFAIGEVYFPPLLITVMLAYFITVALVFIANKLGWQRVIVMPALVELCLVAIITVLLSRFIAFT from the coding sequence ATGCCTCATGAATTTGCTATTGGAGAAGTGTATTTTCCGCCCCTGCTCATTACTGTGATGTTGGCTTATTTTATAACCGTCGCGTTGGTGTTTATTGCAAACAAACTCGGTTGGCAAAGAGTGATCGTTATGCCTGCTTTAGTCGAGCTTTGTCTGGTGGCGATTATCACCGTGTTATTAAGCAGATTTATTGCATTTACCTAA
- a CDS encoding FUSC family protein, translating to MLSRAMKEAIKVSLAFTSAIVLAIFFGWDKPYWAAITVVTLASNESFSHSIKAAHNRILGTLVGASMAIGLVAFFAQDRFLFIGSFILLAGIFTAMSYDRKNGYFFRIAFIVCALISFMGSFDDAISVKIIFLRLQETILGVVVFSLVYQFLWPMNSEVEFYEQQKSTSKGLHDLVVELTECVSGKRAYTQETVADYQARLLAMSNNIKSHSLILDLPAAGSYQLSQQRKHWRKLTLASDEAIVKLQAWLDKAAPLVNNTALPSDSEHQQGSTLLSELANEAVIIELNEQLIEISDTVSLIREARRELHKSAGQLNHSFDAVEKIKVTSHWQHVIKQWNNPTPLSIRLKDSAIVMVSLMASFALWIYLPLPNGYMFPMLAAVFAINLVTMPKFIVNQALVGMCVSGTLVLLQYTFIMPALTEIWQLAAFYFINLLIIWRVCSTPELAVQKVIGANLLVVLTMSALYLTPSFDITASLNMFVQVFLALGVIRFFIAWCKEG from the coding sequence ATGTTAAGTCGCGCAATGAAAGAAGCGATTAAGGTTTCGTTAGCCTTTACCAGCGCAATTGTACTGGCAATATTTTTTGGCTGGGACAAACCCTATTGGGCGGCCATCACAGTCGTGACCTTAGCGTCAAATGAATCATTTAGCCACTCCATTAAAGCTGCGCATAACCGTATTTTAGGTACACTTGTTGGTGCCAGTATGGCGATTGGTTTGGTTGCTTTTTTTGCTCAAGATCGATTCCTGTTTATTGGTAGTTTTATACTACTGGCTGGCATATTTACTGCGATGTCTTATGACCGTAAGAATGGTTACTTTTTCAGAATCGCATTTATTGTCTGTGCATTAATAAGCTTTATGGGCAGCTTTGATGATGCAATATCAGTCAAGATTATCTTTTTAAGGCTACAAGAAACCATACTAGGAGTTGTTGTATTTTCATTGGTATATCAATTTTTATGGCCAATGAATTCAGAGGTAGAGTTTTACGAGCAGCAAAAAAGCACATCAAAGGGGCTACATGATTTGGTGGTGGAGTTGACCGAATGTGTCAGTGGTAAAAGAGCCTACACCCAAGAGACAGTAGCTGACTATCAAGCAAGATTATTGGCAATGTCGAATAACATTAAGTCTCACAGTTTAATTTTAGATTTACCTGCTGCAGGTAGCTATCAGCTGTCACAACAGCGTAAGCACTGGAGAAAACTGACTCTTGCTAGCGATGAAGCCATTGTTAAATTACAAGCTTGGTTAGACAAAGCGGCGCCATTAGTGAATAACACAGCGCTTCCATCTGACTCTGAACATCAACAGGGGAGCACTTTACTTAGTGAACTTGCGAATGAAGCCGTCATTATTGAACTGAATGAACAGCTAATTGAAATCAGTGACACGGTTAGTTTAATTAGAGAGGCAAGGCGTGAGCTGCACAAGTCAGCAGGCCAACTGAATCATTCTTTTGATGCAGTCGAAAAGATTAAAGTTACGAGTCATTGGCAACATGTTATTAAGCAATGGAATAATCCAACACCATTATCAATACGGCTTAAAGACTCGGCGATTGTGATGGTGTCGCTAATGGCCAGTTTTGCTTTATGGATATATTTGCCGCTGCCAAATGGTTATATGTTCCCCATGTTAGCGGCTGTATTCGCCATAAACCTTGTTACTATGCCAAAGTTCATTGTTAATCAAGCCTTGGTAGGGATGTGTGTATCAGGCACGTTAGTGCTACTACAATATACGTTCATCATGCCAGCATTGACTGAAATCTGGCAGCTTGCGGCATTCTATTTTATAAATTTACTGATTATTTGGCGGGTATGTTCAACGCCTGAATTGGCGGTTCAAAAAGTGATTGGAGCGAATTTATTAGTTGTATTAACCATGAGTGCATTGTATCTCACCCCGAGCTTCGATATTACCGCCTCACTTAATATGTTCGTACAGGTATTTTTAGCCTTAGGCGTGATTCGCTTTTTTATTGCTTGGTGCAAAGAGGGGTAA
- a CDS encoding bifunctional aspartate transaminase/aspartate 4-decarboxylase, with product MNNQHTDTAMAIDFTQFANLSPFELKDKLIEVAQTVPDRTLLDAGRGNPNFLATLPRKAFLRLGDFALEESERSYSYLNEGFGGIPDGEGVVERFDTFAKANQGREGVEFLQKAISYAKDRLGIEKQSFLHEFVNAFLACNYPVPSRMLTNIEKVVKQYIGEEMYGDMPMTTNFDLFSTEGGTASMTYTFATMANNGLLKKGDKIALITPIFTPYLEIPELAEYDLEIVEIRLDETTWQLPQSEIEKLADTDIKLLCVVNPANPASVKFSNDTLNRLTDFVSTQRSDLFIITDDVYSTFADNFVSLFAKLPYNTLCVYSFSKYFGATGWRLGTIGIHHSNVFDDAMRALPEAHQLELDNRYKTITPDPRSIKFIDRIVADSRAVALNHTAGLALPQQVQMALFSLNCLMDLEDNYKAACKRIIRERYITLYKNMGVEVEDNEDRVDYYTLLELDTLGGKLYGDAFVTWFKEHGKGKDFLFRLAHKTGVILLPGKGFDVVHPSVRVSLANLTHYEYELIGRETRSVLDDYFTEYQAAQA from the coding sequence ATGAATAACCAACACACTGATACAGCAATGGCTATCGATTTCACCCAATTTGCTAACTTAAGCCCATTTGAGCTAAAAGATAAGTTGATTGAAGTGGCACAAACAGTACCTGATCGCACCTTATTAGATGCAGGTCGTGGTAACCCAAACTTCCTAGCAACCCTGCCACGTAAAGCATTTTTACGCTTAGGTGACTTTGCATTAGAAGAGTCAGAGCGCAGCTATTCTTACTTAAATGAAGGCTTTGGTGGTATCCCTGATGGCGAAGGCGTTGTTGAACGTTTCGATACGTTTGCTAAAGCTAATCAAGGCAGAGAAGGCGTTGAGTTTTTACAAAAAGCCATTAGCTACGCAAAAGATCGCTTAGGCATTGAAAAGCAGTCTTTCTTACACGAATTTGTAAACGCATTTTTAGCCTGTAACTACCCTGTCCCTTCACGCATGCTAACCAACATCGAGAAAGTAGTAAAACAGTACATCGGTGAAGAAATGTATGGCGATATGCCAATGACCACTAACTTTGACCTGTTTTCTACCGAAGGTGGCACAGCATCAATGACCTATACTTTTGCGACAATGGCTAACAATGGCTTACTTAAGAAAGGCGATAAAATCGCGTTAATCACGCCAATCTTTACGCCTTACTTAGAGATCCCAGAGCTAGCTGAGTACGACCTTGAAATTGTTGAGATCCGTCTAGACGAAACCACTTGGCAGTTACCACAGTCAGAAATTGAAAAATTAGCGGATACAGACATCAAACTATTATGTGTTGTTAACCCTGCTAACCCAGCATCGGTTAAGTTTTCAAACGATACACTTAACCGTTTAACTGACTTTGTAAGCACCCAACGTAGCGACTTATTCATCATTACTGATGACGTATATAGCACTTTTGCCGACAACTTTGTGTCTTTGTTTGCCAAACTGCCATACAACACTTTATGTGTTTACTCATTCTCAAAATACTTTGGTGCAACCGGCTGGCGTTTAGGTACGATTGGTATTCATCACAGCAATGTATTTGATGATGCTATGCGCGCCTTACCTGAAGCACATCAACTAGAGTTGGATAACCGTTACAAAACAATCACGCCCGATCCACGTAGCATTAAATTTATCGACCGTATCGTTGCAGATAGCCGCGCGGTAGCACTAAACCACACTGCGGGTTTAGCATTACCACAGCAAGTGCAAATGGCCTTATTCTCTCTAAACTGTTTAATGGACTTAGAAGATAACTACAAAGCGGCTTGTAAACGTATTATTCGTGAACGTTACATCACACTCTATAAAAACATGGGTGTTGAAGTTGAAGACAACGAAGATCGTGTTGATTACTACACCTTACTTGAGCTAGATACTTTAGGTGGCAAGCTTTATGGTGACGCGTTTGTCACCTGGTTTAAAGAACACGGTAAAGGTAAAGACTTCCTATTCCGTTTAGCCCATAAAACTGGCGTGATTTTACTACCAGGTAAAGGCTTTGATGTTGTTCATCCATCTGTACGTGTTTCTCTAGCTAATTTAACTCACTATGAATATGAGTTAATTGGCCGTGAAACTCGCTCAGTTTTAGATGACTACTTCACTGAATACCAAGCCGCTCAAGCTTAA